Part of the Acetomicrobium sp. S15 = DSM 107314 genome, TGTGGTGAATAACATACCAGAAAAGTTGATAAATTTCCGGGTTTATCTGGATGGAACAGATCTTCTCGGGGTGGCAGACGTGGACCTACCAAACCTCGAGGGCTTGACCGACGCTGTCAGGGGTGCAGGAATTGCTGGCGAAATAGATAGTCCGGCATTGGGACATTACTCTCCAATGACCTTAGGTCTCAACTGGCGGACAGTTACTGGAACCGTTACGCATCTCGCGGCTCCCATAGAACATCATCTTGTACTCAGGGGTTCTAT contains:
- a CDS encoding phage major tail tube protein — its product is IRPFEPSMGWIDGNPMHEESLSAAKMAKVDFIVNVVNNIPEKLINFRVYLDGTDLLGVADVDLPNLEGLTDAVRGAGIAGEIDSPALGHYSPMTLGLNWRTVTGTVTHLAAPIEHHLVLRGS